One Chitinophagaceae bacterium C216 genomic window carries:
- the tdh gene encoding L-threonine 3-dehydrogenase, giving the protein MKAAVVFQKGELPKYTSDFEEPILSKDHELIISVKASAIKNLDKLRASGNHYSVKEIDKPFIVGSDGVGHLENGQRVYAIGLSGMMAEKAIVPKDEVLILPDGVSDAMAAALPNAVMGSSLVLLCRAKLQKGEVVLINGATGVTGKMAIQLAKYYGARKVVATGRNEKVFDELISLGADEVISLNSSGADFTAAVKRLHQQSPVDVVLDYLWGASAEHILHALSGNIGYSHRTRFITVGALAGDKITLSSSTLRGTDISLLGSGLGTWRDDEMKFFLRDLLPETFRLAADNKIKMDILEYTLENIEDAWCIDASGKRVVVRI; this is encoded by the coding sequence ATGAAAGCTGCAGTAGTATTTCAAAAAGGTGAATTACCAAAATATACATCAGACTTTGAAGAACCGATATTAAGTAAAGATCACGAACTTATCATTTCGGTGAAAGCTTCGGCCATTAAGAATTTGGATAAGTTGAGAGCCAGCGGCAATCACTATTCTGTAAAGGAAATTGATAAGCCATTTATTGTAGGAAGCGATGGGGTGGGGCATTTAGAGAATGGTCAAAGAGTGTACGCAATAGGGTTGAGCGGTATGATGGCAGAGAAGGCTATTGTGCCTAAGGATGAGGTATTGATATTGCCCGACGGAGTTAGTGATGCTATGGCTGCAGCCTTACCCAATGCTGTGATGGGGTCTTCATTAGTCTTATTGTGCAGAGCCAAATTGCAGAAAGGTGAGGTGGTATTGATTAACGGAGCTACTGGCGTCACAGGTAAGATGGCTATTCAATTAGCTAAATATTATGGTGCTCGCAAAGTGGTGGCCACAGGAAGAAATGAAAAAGTATTTGATGAACTGATAAGCCTAGGAGCGGATGAAGTAATTTCTTTGAATAGTTCTGGAGCTGATTTTACAGCTGCAGTAAAACGTTTGCATCAGCAAAGCCCTGTCGATGTTGTGTTGGATTATCTGTGGGGAGCAAGTGCTGAGCACATCCTTCATGCACTTTCGGGAAATATCGGTTATTCGCATCGTACGCGTTTTATTACTGTGGGCGCACTTGCAGGAGATAAGATAACTCTGTCCTCTTCTACATTAAGAGGAACCGATATATCGCTATTGGGCTCTGGATTAGGTACATGGAGAGATGATGAAATGAAGTTTTTTTTGAGAGATCTGCTTCCGGAAACCTTTCGCCTTGCTGCGGATAACAAAATCAAAATGGATATTCTTGAATATACATTGGAGAATATAGAAGACGCGTGGTGTATTGATGCAAGTGGTAAACGAGTTGTTGTGCGTATTTAA
- the fabG_3 gene encoding 3-oxoacyl-[acyl-carrier-protein] reductase FabG, with protein sequence METKNKVALVTGGSRGIGRDIALRLADKGLDVIITYHTQAQAAEDVLQLIQSKGVKGAIFQLDTGNTKSFDALVENLKSYLDKEGYQQLDFLINNAGTALYGRVEEVSEEQLDAAYNIHFKGVYFLTQKVLPLMNNGSGIVNISSGLTRTTFPGSSAYASLKTAVETFTRYLAKELGERRIRANVVAPGAIETDFGGGRTRDNKEINAHIAAVTALGRAGLPTDIGGVVAFLCSDDAYWINGQRIEVSGGLAL encoded by the coding sequence ATGGAAACAAAAAACAAAGTAGCCTTAGTAACAGGCGGTAGTCGCGGTATCGGAAGGGATATTGCACTTCGATTGGCTGATAAAGGGCTGGATGTTATCATCACCTATCACACACAAGCTCAGGCAGCAGAGGATGTGTTACAATTGATACAGTCCAAAGGAGTAAAAGGAGCCATTTTTCAGTTGGATACCGGCAATACAAAAAGTTTTGACGCATTGGTCGAAAATCTAAAATCTTATCTGGATAAAGAGGGCTATCAGCAGCTCGATTTTCTGATAAACAATGCCGGTACTGCTTTGTACGGTAGGGTGGAAGAAGTAAGCGAAGAACAATTAGATGCCGCTTATAATATTCATTTCAAGGGCGTTTATTTTCTTACGCAAAAAGTATTACCCTTAATGAATAATGGTAGTGGTATCGTCAATATTTCGTCAGGATTAACCCGTACTACCTTTCCAGGTTCTTCGGCTTATGCCTCATTAAAAACAGCGGTGGAAACCTTTACCCGCTATCTGGCTAAAGAACTTGGTGAAAGAAGAATTCGGGCGAATGTAGTAGCACCCGGAGCCATTGAAACCGATTTTGGTGGAGGCCGCACGAGAGATAACAAAGAAATCAATGCACATATCGCAGCCGTAACAGCATTGGGACGTGCCGGTTTACCTACAGATATCGGAGGGGTCGTTGCTTTCCTATGTAGTGATGATGCTTATTGGATAAACGGACAGCGCATAGAAGTTTCGGGCGGACTTGCGCTATAA
- the rhaR_6 gene encoding HTH-type transcriptional activator RhaR: MPKEPYHIKTIQEFHRLHGLSQPAHPLVSIVDYADLSREYYGDIDRLLLGIYVISLKRGVDKLYYGRQEYDFDEGVLYFMAPNQVLRVNRNLNDAQARSGWLLLIHPDFLWNTHLQKKIREYDFFDYEIHEALFLSDKEEKILNDIVRNIRDEYLANIDAFSKPIILSHIETLLSYSERFYNRQFITREKKHHDLLDQLQKQLEEYFNTEQATLYGLPSVQYLANALHVSPGYLGKMLRLVSGQSTQQLIQQFIIDKAKEKLSTTQLSVSEIAYELGFEHPQSFSKLFKAKTTLSPLEFRRGFMA; this comes from the coding sequence ATGCCCAAAGAGCCATATCATATCAAAACCATTCAGGAGTTTCACAGGCTGCATGGCTTATCGCAACCGGCTCATCCATTGGTGAGTATTGTGGATTATGCAGATTTGAGTCGTGAATATTATGGAGATATTGATCGGTTGCTATTAGGTATCTATGTGATATCGCTGAAAAGAGGTGTTGATAAGTTGTACTATGGCAGGCAGGAGTATGATTTTGATGAAGGCGTTTTGTATTTTATGGCTCCCAACCAAGTGCTCAGAGTAAACCGAAACCTGAACGATGCGCAAGCTCGTTCGGGTTGGTTACTCTTGATTCATCCGGATTTTTTATGGAATACCCATCTGCAAAAGAAAATCCGCGAGTATGATTTCTTCGACTACGAAATTCACGAAGCTTTGTTTCTTTCCGACAAGGAAGAAAAAATTTTAAACGATATCGTACGCAATATACGTGATGAATATCTTGCCAATATCGATGCCTTTAGCAAACCCATTATTTTATCGCATATCGAAACACTGTTGAGTTATTCTGAAAGATTTTACAATAGACAGTTTATTACACGCGAAAAGAAGCATCACGACTTGCTGGATCAATTGCAAAAGCAGCTTGAAGAATATTTCAATACCGAACAGGCAACACTGTACGGACTTCCGTCTGTTCAGTATCTCGCTAATGCTTTGCATGTATCTCCCGGTTATCTGGGTAAAATGTTGCGATTGGTTAGTGGACAAAGCACCCAGCAGCTGATACAGCAATTTATTATCGATAAGGCTAAAGAAAAATTATCCACAACCCAACTTAGCGTAAGCGAAATTGCCTACGAATTAGGATTCGAGCATCCGCAATCATTCAGCAAATTATTCAAAGCCAAAACCACGCTAAGCCCTTTGGAATTCAGAAGAGGTTTTATGGCCTAA
- the menH gene encoding 2-succinyl-6-hydroxy-2,4-cyclohexadiene-1-carboxylate synthase, which yields MKTTICSLLLLLCGLSMHAQNLYSRAFGNPNNQAIVFLHGGPGYNCANFEGTTAQALADKGFFVIVYDRRGEGRSSSEGAEFTFKQTFNDLNELYSRYGIQKAMLIGHSFGGIVALLYTKQFPEKVHSIVLAGAPLSLQESFAQIIDRCKKIYQAKNDSTNLNYLSMLEKMDKSTLQYSSFCFAHAMQNGFYSPQKPTEEALKLYQQWREDTTLSQYGSQMTPQAPQGFWQNEHYTTLDLTETVQSLKQMDVSIYGVYGQDDGLYSEAQIEKLKSLIGASHVFYWEQCSHNVFIDQQKKFIDAIGIWGQ from the coding sequence ATGAAAACAACCATCTGTTCCTTGCTGCTCTTATTATGCGGCCTTAGTATGCATGCGCAAAACTTGTACTCCCGCGCTTTTGGCAATCCTAATAACCAAGCCATCGTCTTTTTGCATGGTGGTCCGGGATATAATTGTGCCAACTTTGAAGGTACCACTGCCCAAGCCCTGGCCGACAAAGGATTTTTTGTAATCGTGTACGACCGTCGAGGTGAAGGTAGAAGCAGCAGTGAGGGTGCGGAATTCACATTTAAACAAACGTTTAATGATTTGAATGAGCTGTACAGCCGGTATGGCATACAAAAGGCTATGCTGATTGGGCATAGTTTTGGCGGCATAGTAGCCTTGCTGTATACCAAACAATTTCCGGAGAAGGTGCATAGTATTGTATTGGCAGGAGCGCCCCTATCCTTGCAAGAATCATTTGCACAGATTATCGATCGATGCAAGAAGATATATCAAGCGAAAAATGATAGTACTAATTTGAATTATCTCTCAATGCTTGAAAAGATGGACAAGAGTACGCTTCAATACAGCTCATTTTGTTTTGCACACGCGATGCAGAACGGATTTTACTCCCCACAGAAACCTACCGAGGAAGCATTGAAGCTCTATCAGCAATGGAGAGAAGATACCACACTGTCACAATATGGCTCGCAAATGACACCTCAAGCTCCACAAGGCTTTTGGCAGAACGAACACTATACAACGCTCGATCTTACCGAAACCGTGCAATCGCTCAAACAAATGGATGTAAGCATTTATGGAGTTTATGGCCAAGACGACGGATTGTACTCCGAAGCACAGATTGAAAAACTAAAATCTCTGATTGGTGCATCCCATGTATTCTATTGGGAACAATGTTCGCACAATGTGTTTATAGACCAGCAGAAGAAATTTATAGATGCAATTGGAATATGGGGACAATAA
- the bepA_2 gene encoding Beta-barrel assembly-enhancing protease, giving the protein MNNTTQAAKYFNGLIAASQAASVIINEFMGELHIRTSNGSVAIWLLQDLESNDYGPIMEIRNKKYPAAVLKIEDKRFAQQFYNTMKQYKRADIHTRLLRLGFSKITAIAIGLFLLIAIAYIYILPTIAEKAATLLPDSFDNKIGELFMDSFVGDRKIDSTKTSYLQAFAAELDLKNKKPLHFTVVKSKQVNAFALPNGQIVVYSAIIDKMKNAEELAALLGHEASHVNQRHSTKMLCRNLAGYMIISLLFNDVNGIMAVMAENFHQLHTLSYSRKFEQEADELGLKILMDNHINPNGMIRLFEELEKENEFQLPEILSTHPLTKERKIHMQQIISKSPYHTNTPIRLNDLFEKIKKLNSPHDKNASLQISTTNYKSIYNMSIKTKILIRATFHLNFSYLSNKIPWTRI; this is encoded by the coding sequence ATGAACAATACCACTCAAGCTGCAAAATATTTCAATGGACTCATAGCCGCATCCCAGGCAGCCTCTGTTATTATAAATGAGTTCATGGGCGAACTCCATATTCGTACTTCAAACGGAAGCGTAGCTATCTGGCTTTTACAAGATCTAGAATCTAACGACTATGGTCCTATAATGGAAATTCGAAATAAAAAATATCCGGCTGCGGTATTAAAAATAGAAGACAAGCGCTTTGCACAGCAGTTTTATAATACAATGAAACAATACAAGCGTGCAGACATCCATACACGTTTGTTGCGTCTAGGATTTAGTAAAATCACAGCCATAGCCATTGGATTATTTCTACTAATCGCAATTGCCTATATCTATATTTTACCAACTATTGCTGAAAAAGCCGCAACGCTACTTCCCGATAGTTTCGACAATAAAATTGGAGAACTTTTCATGGATAGTTTTGTAGGAGATCGCAAAATAGATTCTACAAAAACATCCTATCTACAAGCCTTTGCCGCAGAACTAGATTTAAAGAATAAAAAACCTCTACATTTTACAGTAGTGAAATCCAAACAGGTAAATGCGTTTGCACTACCTAACGGACAAATAGTGGTATATAGTGCCATCATTGATAAAATGAAAAACGCTGAAGAATTAGCTGCACTGCTAGGACACGAAGCCTCACACGTGAACCAGCGACATTCCACCAAAATGCTGTGTCGTAATCTGGCAGGTTATATGATTATTTCATTATTGTTTAACGATGTAAACGGCATCATGGCTGTTATGGCCGAGAATTTCCATCAGCTACACACGCTCTCCTACTCGCGTAAGTTTGAACAAGAAGCAGATGAACTGGGATTAAAAATTTTAATGGATAATCATATAAATCCCAATGGCATGATTCGTTTGTTTGAGGAGCTGGAAAAAGAAAACGAATTTCAATTACCCGAAATACTCAGCACCCATCCGTTAACCAAAGAACGAAAAATACATATGCAACAAATTATTTCAAAATCACCTTATCACACGAATACTCCTATACGTCTCAATGATCTTTTTGAAAAAATAAAAAAACTAAACTCGCCCCATGACAAAAATGCGTCACTACAAATTAGTACTACAAATTATAAATCGATATACAATATGTCCATTAAAACAAAAATTCTTATCCGTGCTACTTTCCATCTTAATTTTTCTTATCTTAGTAATAAGATACCGTGGACAAGGATATAG
- the ymdB gene encoding O-acetyl-ADP-ribose deacetylase, whose translation MTRIQIIMGDITQCNVDAIVNAANSSLMGGGGVDGAIHRAGGSAILEECRKIVARQGGCKTGEAVITTAGKLPAKYVIHTVGPVWHGGDNDEATLLRNCYINSLKLAVAHQCKTVAFPSISTGVYRFPKDKAAVIAVTAIINFLNNDKQIHKVILVCFDEENYRLLQAAMSEITAS comes from the coding sequence ATGACTAGAATACAAATAATAATGGGAGATATCACCCAATGCAATGTAGACGCTATAGTAAATGCAGCCAATAGCTCATTAATGGGTGGCGGTGGTGTAGATGGAGCCATACATAGAGCCGGAGGATCTGCAATTCTAGAAGAATGTCGGAAAATTGTCGCCCGCCAAGGTGGCTGTAAAACCGGGGAGGCCGTTATTACCACTGCCGGTAAATTACCGGCAAAATATGTAATCCATACTGTCGGCCCTGTTTGGCATGGAGGCGATAACGATGAAGCCACTTTGCTCAGAAATTGTTATATCAACTCACTAAAGCTAGCGGTAGCACATCAATGTAAAACGGTGGCCTTTCCATCTATCAGTACCGGAGTATATCGTTTCCCAAAGGATAAAGCTGCAGTAATAGCGGTTACAGCTATTATAAACTTTCTGAATAATGATAAGCAAATACACAAAGTGATACTAGTTTGCTTCGATGAAGAAAATTATCGGCTATTACAGGCTGCAATGTCGGAAATCACAGCTTCATGA
- the cat gene encoding Chloramphenicol acetyltransferase, producing MENFFESPFKGKIIKDHIANPNIIAGKYSYYSAYYHGHSFDDCARYLFPDRDDVDKLIIGSFCSIGSGASFIMAGNQGHRYDWISSFPFFYMPEVATFSKSRDAFQKASDTIVGNDVWIGSEAIIMPGVRIGDGAVIGSRALVTKDVEPYAIVGGNPAKLIRKRFCDEDIEKLLEMQWWNWDEKLLAEAMPLLCSGDVGQLYEFFQKMK from the coding sequence ATGGAAAATTTCTTCGAAAGCCCTTTTAAAGGGAAGATTATTAAAGATCACATTGCGAATCCCAATATTATTGCAGGTAAATATTCTTATTACTCCGCTTATTATCATGGCCATTCATTTGATGATTGTGCTCGCTATCTATTCCCAGATAGAGATGATGTTGATAAATTGATTATCGGCTCTTTTTGTTCCATAGGTAGCGGAGCAAGTTTTATCATGGCGGGGAACCAAGGGCATCGTTATGATTGGATATCTAGCTTCCCTTTTTTCTATATGCCCGAGGTAGCTACTTTTAGTAAAAGCCGGGATGCATTTCAAAAAGCGAGTGATACTATTGTTGGAAATGATGTGTGGATTGGCAGTGAAGCCATAATCATGCCGGGAGTTCGGATAGGTGACGGTGCAGTAATTGGTAGCCGGGCGCTGGTAACAAAGGATGTAGAGCCTTATGCCATTGTAGGAGGTAATCCTGCCAAGCTAATCAGGAAGCGATTTTGTGATGAGGATATCGAAAAGCTCCTAGAGATGCAGTGGTGGAATTGGGACGAAAAGCTGCTTGCTGAAGCGATGCCCCTTCTTTGCTCGGGTGATGTAGGGCAATTATATGAGTTTTTTCAGAAGATGAAATAA
- the yyaP_3 gene encoding putative protein YyaP: MKKIILDLTVSLDGFIEGNNKEIDWIVFDDELAETLYRFADEIDTVLYGRVSYEAYGNYVPADDASQFEKDFYAQIHTKRKYVFSRQTLPLTGNYTLIQDNIVNEVRKIKESSEKDIWLFGGAGLISTFLNHDLIDEMRITVNPVVIGGGIPLFKEINNRKNLRLINTRTYRCGVVGLYYEPIRDVIQ; the protein is encoded by the coding sequence GTGAAAAAAATTATTTTAGATCTTACCGTGTCCCTTGATGGTTTTATAGAAGGCAATAATAAAGAAATAGACTGGATTGTTTTCGACGATGAACTAGCAGAGACGCTATACCGATTTGCCGATGAAATAGACACGGTTCTTTACGGTAGGGTTAGTTATGAAGCCTATGGTAATTATGTTCCAGCAGATGACGCAAGTCAGTTTGAAAAAGACTTTTACGCCCAAATACACACCAAAAGAAAATATGTATTTTCAAGGCAAACTCTCCCTCTTACCGGAAATTATACGCTGATACAAGACAACATCGTAAATGAAGTGAGAAAAATAAAAGAAAGCTCCGAAAAAGATATCTGGTTATTTGGGGGAGCAGGACTGATATCCACCTTTCTTAATCACGATTTAATTGATGAAATGAGAATCACTGTCAATCCGGTAGTAATAGGTGGAGGCATCCCGCTATTCAAAGAAATTAATAATCGAAAAAACTTACGCCTTATCAATACCCGCACATACCGTTGCGGCGTAGTAGGATTGTACTATGAACCTATAAGGGATGTAATTCAATAG
- the sigJ gene encoding ECF RNA polymerase sigma factor SigJ: MNFDKLIFSVAYNMTGDYNTTRDVVQDINLKLLENSIPEYVTDKRNYIIRATINHCLNLKKREQRLHYKGLWLPEPFVAMSESETTGTHFENQNLLSYELAFLMEQLSATERAVFVLKEAFDFSHKEIAEAINISVDNSRQLYSRAKRKMTNLKHKPASNLRALSTARNFVSLINQGDVEGLITLFNDEISLLGDGGGKVPALGKPLMGKEKIAQFFIKLIRSAKSPVSFSFTEVLSQPAIVICLNGELTCIQILSIHKDKISKVFAVLNPDKLNLFRASLSSLP; the protein is encoded by the coding sequence ATGAATTTCGACAAGCTCATATTTTCAGTTGCCTATAATATGACCGGCGACTACAATACTACTCGAGATGTTGTTCAGGATATCAATCTTAAACTTTTGGAGAATTCCATTCCTGAGTATGTGACTGATAAGAGGAATTATATTATTCGAGCGACAATTAATCATTGTCTAAATCTGAAGAAACGGGAGCAGCGATTACATTATAAGGGATTATGGCTTCCTGAGCCCTTTGTAGCGATGTCGGAAAGTGAGACTACTGGAACGCATTTTGAAAATCAGAACCTACTGTCTTATGAGCTAGCTTTTTTAATGGAACAGCTATCGGCAACGGAGCGTGCTGTATTTGTTTTGAAAGAAGCATTTGATTTTAGTCACAAAGAAATTGCAGAGGCTATAAACATTTCGGTGGACAACTCTCGTCAATTGTACAGTAGGGCGAAAAGAAAGATGACCAATCTCAAGCATAAACCGGCTTCCAACTTAAGAGCACTGAGCACAGCAAGGAATTTTGTCTCGCTCATTAATCAAGGCGATGTAGAGGGTTTGATTACATTGTTTAACGATGAAATATCCTTGCTTGGCGATGGTGGTGGTAAAGTACCTGCATTAGGAAAGCCTCTTATGGGAAAGGAAAAAATTGCTCAGTTTTTTATCAAACTTATTCGCAGTGCAAAATCTCCTGTCAGTTTTTCTTTTACGGAAGTATTATCGCAACCTGCCATAGTCATTTGCCTAAACGGGGAACTAACTTGTATACAAATTCTATCGATACATAAAGATAAAATCTCAAAGGTTTTTGCTGTATTGAATCCGGATAAGCTTAACCTATTTCGAGCCTCACTTTCTAGTTTACCATAA
- the mlhB_1 gene encoding Monoterpene epsilon-lactone hydrolase yields MNTPSVAQEIMDRIKTERTSFEALGKIYPVEKSVKIDKTQIAGVNCYWFIPEKLSSENIIVYLHGGGFSLGSIESHRALVSLLSNTTGHRILFIEYSLAPEHPYPAAINEVVAVYKMLVASHKGVKLIFMGDSAGGTLAVTAINALVKEGFRIPDAAILISALINFKCNNNSYQTRQELDPILTKAYILDCIRNYLQENGDAEANPSEIVFKSFPPLLALVGTNEILYDDSKNFHEYISTIQPHSEFKAYQDQTHVWLLTNKDSVQAKESLKDITAFLESIQ; encoded by the coding sequence ATGAACACACCATCCGTTGCACAGGAGATTATGGACAGAATCAAGACTGAGCGGACTTCCTTTGAAGCACTTGGAAAGATTTATCCGGTAGAGAAGTCTGTTAAGATAGATAAAACACAAATTGCTGGGGTAAACTGTTACTGGTTTATACCTGAAAAACTTAGCTCAGAAAATATAATTGTCTATCTGCATGGAGGAGGGTTTTCTTTGGGTAGTATCGAGTCGCACAGGGCTTTAGTGAGCTTATTGTCGAATACTACCGGGCATAGAATTCTTTTTATTGAGTATTCTCTGGCGCCAGAGCATCCCTATCCTGCAGCCATCAATGAGGTTGTAGCTGTATATAAAATGTTGGTTGCATCCCATAAAGGAGTCAAACTTATTTTTATGGGAGACAGTGCTGGCGGAACTTTGGCAGTAACAGCTATTAATGCGCTGGTCAAGGAAGGTTTCAGAATCCCAGATGCTGCCATTTTAATTTCTGCACTTATAAACTTTAAATGCAATAACAACTCTTATCAAACAAGACAAGAGTTGGATCCGATTCTTACTAAGGCGTATATTCTGGATTGTATCCGCAATTATCTTCAAGAGAATGGTGATGCGGAGGCCAATCCCAGTGAGATTGTATTCAAAAGTTTTCCTCCCTTGCTGGCTCTAGTGGGTACAAATGAAATATTGTACGATGATTCTAAAAACTTTCATGAATATATCAGCACCATTCAGCCTCATTCGGAATTTAAAGCTTATCAGGATCAAACCCACGTATGGCTCCTCACCAATAAAGATAGTGTTCAGGCTAAAGAATCGCTTAAAGACATTACAGCCTTTCTTGAAAGTATTCAATAA
- the yabJ_2 gene encoding 2-iminobutanoate/2-iminopropanoate deaminase, with product MKISQIKITPDTYAPFNLAQGYRVGDLLFISGQTAIDDNGQLIGIGDFDVQAQKAFENLEKVLKAGGSSLKNVVKVTILLRDMSNFNKIVKLREKYFTKPYPADTICEVSSLFSSEALIEIEAIAVADDAAEWER from the coding sequence ATGAAAATATCACAAATTAAAATTACTCCTGACACCTATGCTCCATTTAATCTGGCACAGGGCTATCGTGTCGGTGATTTATTATTTATTTCAGGTCAGACAGCTATTGATGATAACGGACAATTAATTGGTATCGGGGATTTTGACGTACAGGCACAAAAAGCTTTTGAAAACCTTGAAAAGGTACTGAAAGCCGGAGGTTCCAGTCTCAAAAATGTAGTAAAAGTAACCATCCTCTTACGCGATATGAGTAATTTTAATAAGATTGTTAAGTTGAGAGAAAAATACTTCACAAAACCCTATCCTGCCGATACCATTTGCGAAGTATCCTCACTATTTTCATCCGAGGCGCTCATCGAAATTGAAGCGATAGCTGTAGCGGATGATGCAGCAGAATGGGAAAGATAA